One Anaerolineales bacterium DNA segment encodes these proteins:
- a CDS encoding alpha/beta hydrolase has protein sequence MPSRWTENDIQVSGARLHYYRTGRGTKRPLVLLHGFSDNGLCWIREARGLEAEYDVILPDARAHGRSERMRPGDAVDLASDAAGIIRALGLKRPVVVGHSMGAMTAFQAGVRFPELVRALVLEDPPWRLPSPVQTPIPHPPESMPMVQWAVNLPHQSLEELLAQNRRDHPGWPEELVCVMSEAKKQLDPAIVYPLVEEVQTRETEWLKTIGRVACPMLVFTGNPALGGLMTSEAVAKIRGLNPAAEIVHVPDAGHLIRFDRYAVFMEALRGFLKRIDY, from the coding sequence ACTACTACCGCACCGGACGAGGAACCAAACGCCCGTTGGTGCTGCTGCACGGCTTTTCCGACAATGGCCTGTGCTGGATTCGCGAGGCGCGCGGACTTGAGGCGGAATACGACGTAATCCTGCCGGATGCGCGGGCGCACGGCCGATCCGAGCGGATGCGTCCAGGCGATGCGGTGGATCTGGCTTCCGACGCGGCGGGGATCATCCGCGCGCTCGGGTTGAAACGCCCCGTCGTGGTCGGGCACTCCATGGGCGCGATGACCGCCTTCCAGGCCGGCGTGCGCTTTCCGGAGCTGGTCCGGGCCCTGGTGTTGGAGGATCCGCCCTGGAGGCTGCCGTCGCCGGTTCAGACTCCGATTCCGCACCCTCCCGAAAGCATGCCCATGGTGCAGTGGGCGGTAAACCTTCCCCATCAAAGCCTGGAGGAACTTCTGGCGCAAAACCGCCGCGATCATCCCGGCTGGCCTGAAGAGCTGGTGTGCGTGATGAGCGAAGCGAAAAAACAGCTCGATCCCGCGATCGTCTATCCATTGGTTGAGGAAGTGCAGACCCGGGAAACGGAATGGCTGAAGACCATCGGCCGCGTCGCCTGTCCGATGCTGGTCTTCACCGGCAACCCGGCCCTCGGTGGGTTGATGACCTCCGAGGCCGTTGCGAAAATCCGCGGGTTGAACCCCGCGGCGGAAATCGTCCACGTCCCCGATGCGGGCCACCTCATCCGATTTGATCGGTACGCCGTCTTCATGGAAGCCTTGCGCGGGTTCCTGAAACGGATCGATTACTGA